The following proteins are co-located in the Opitutaceae bacterium genome:
- a CDS encoding valine--tRNA ligase, whose protein sequence is MPEITKSYEPREVEDKWYAAWQASRCFAGRAEPGQESYTIVIPPPNVTGILHMGHVLNNTLQDALIRRARLEGRAACWIPGTDHAGIATQTMVEKHLKKTEGRGRRDLGRQAFLKRVWSWREEKGDIILKQLRQLGCSCDWDRTHFTMDPGYSRAVLTAFVRLFGKGHIYRGKRMVNWCPVSLTALSDEEVEMRPTKGFITKLKYDLVEPVDGVTHLVVETTRPETIPADVALAVHPEDERYRALIGKKVWRPLGGRAAIPIVADSAVDPVFAAGVLKVTPAHDKVDFEIGQRHRLPVIDALNADGTMNAEAGPELAGMERFAARKKATELLRERGSLLEEKPYENNVGYSQRAGVPIEPRLTQQWWLRYPRVEEARQVVRDGLIQFHPERWSKVYLNWLDNIQDWCISRQLWWGHRIPVWYRKGVDREKITEVDLADPTKVHVSLDGPPDPQNWDQEDDVLDTWASSWLWPFATLGWPDKSEMAKANFAAFYPTTTLATGADIIFFWVARMIMAGLEFTGSALDGDEMEASRTKGAPSTLSRDELLRRIPFRHVYFNGIVRDKQGRKMSKTLGNSPDPLDLIAKYGADGLRFGLLQIAPLGQDVKFDEDRIEGGKNFANKLWNACRFRQMSGPMADNRSLEAILARLDPAQLDDDDHALLAALMETMRTVGRGFQEFEFAGATQRLYSFFWNDFCDWYVEVAKSRVQDPAAQPHVLAVQDLVIREFLLMFSPFAPFITEELWHLLGYGAEGAFLQDARIQTAEQLAAGLASRGLAVDAAASGRVEKLKQLATLARQLKAEQAVAQKRDVTFHALAGDPDWADLSAASAKLLRLLGAAALKRASEKPPLPAIVTPLGTLFLDTGIKVDAAAEKVRLGRELEQIRKHITGTEARLANEAFVSKAPPAVLEGARRQLADQKAKYAEIERLLSAN, encoded by the coding sequence ATGCCTGAGATCACAAAGAGCTACGAACCGCGTGAGGTTGAGGACAAGTGGTATGCCGCCTGGCAGGCGTCGCGATGCTTTGCCGGCAGGGCCGAGCCCGGCCAGGAGAGCTACACCATCGTCATCCCTCCGCCGAACGTCACGGGCATCCTGCACATGGGTCACGTGCTCAACAACACGCTTCAGGATGCATTGATCCGCCGGGCGCGACTGGAGGGCAGGGCGGCCTGCTGGATTCCGGGCACGGACCATGCGGGGATTGCGACACAGACGATGGTGGAGAAGCACCTGAAGAAGACCGAGGGCAGGGGGCGCCGGGATCTTGGGCGGCAGGCCTTCCTGAAGCGGGTGTGGAGCTGGCGCGAGGAAAAGGGCGACATCATTCTGAAGCAGTTGCGGCAGCTCGGGTGCTCCTGCGATTGGGATCGCACGCATTTCACGATGGACCCGGGTTACAGTCGGGCGGTGCTGACGGCGTTTGTGCGCCTGTTCGGAAAAGGGCACATCTATCGCGGCAAACGCATGGTCAACTGGTGCCCGGTTTCGCTGACGGCGCTTTCTGACGAGGAGGTCGAGATGCGTCCGACGAAGGGATTCATCACCAAACTCAAGTATGACCTGGTGGAGCCCGTGGACGGCGTCACGCATCTTGTGGTGGAGACCACGCGCCCCGAGACAATTCCGGCCGACGTCGCTTTGGCCGTCCATCCCGAAGACGAACGCTACCGCGCGCTGATCGGCAAGAAGGTCTGGCGGCCACTCGGCGGGCGCGCCGCCATTCCGATCGTCGCGGACTCCGCGGTTGATCCTGTTTTCGCGGCGGGTGTGCTCAAGGTCACGCCGGCGCATGACAAGGTGGACTTCGAGATCGGCCAGCGCCATCGCCTGCCCGTGATCGATGCGCTCAATGCGGATGGCACGATGAACGCCGAGGCCGGGCCGGAGCTTGCGGGCATGGAGCGGTTTGCGGCGCGCAAGAAGGCGACGGAGCTGCTGCGCGAACGAGGCTCGCTCCTTGAGGAGAAGCCCTACGAAAACAATGTCGGCTACTCGCAGCGCGCGGGCGTTCCCATCGAACCCCGGCTCACCCAGCAGTGGTGGCTGCGTTATCCCCGGGTCGAGGAAGCCAGGCAGGTTGTCAGGGACGGGTTGATCCAGTTTCACCCGGAGCGCTGGAGCAAGGTGTACCTCAACTGGCTCGACAATATCCAGGACTGGTGCATCAGCCGCCAGTTGTGGTGGGGGCATCGCATTCCGGTCTGGTATCGAAAGGGAGTTGACCGCGAGAAAATCACCGAGGTGGATCTCGCCGATCCCACGAAGGTGCACGTTTCTCTGGACGGACCGCCGGATCCGCAGAACTGGGACCAGGAGGACGACGTGCTCGACACCTGGGCATCGTCCTGGCTCTGGCCGTTTGCAACGCTCGGCTGGCCGGACAAGTCGGAAATGGCGAAGGCGAACTTCGCCGCCTTTTATCCCACGACCACGCTGGCGACCGGGGCCGACATCATTTTCTTCTGGGTCGCGCGCATGATCATGGCCGGACTGGAGTTCACCGGTTCGGCGCTGGATGGCGATGAGATGGAAGCTTCGCGGACGAAGGGTGCGCCTTCGACCCTCTCGCGGGACGAACTGCTGCGTCGCATCCCGTTCCGCCACGTTTATTTCAATGGCATCGTTCGTGACAAGCAGGGCAGGAAGATGTCGAAGACGCTCGGCAATTCGCCGGATCCGCTCGATCTGATTGCGAAATACGGGGCCGATGGCCTGCGTTTTGGGCTGCTCCAGATCGCCCCGCTGGGGCAGGATGTGAAGTTTGACGAGGACCGCATCGAGGGCGGCAAGAATTTCGCGAACAAGCTGTGGAACGCCTGCCGCTTTCGCCAGATGAGCGGACCGATGGCGGACAACCGCTCGCTCGAAGCGATCCTGGCGCGCCTGGATCCCGCGCAGCTCGATGACGACGATCATGCCCTGCTGGCCGCGCTGATGGAGACGATGCGGACGGTCGGGCGGGGTTTTCAGGAGTTTGAATTCGCCGGTGCGACGCAGCGGCTGTATTCATTTTTCTGGAACGATTTCTGCGACTGGTATGTGGAGGTGGCGAAGTCCCGCGTGCAGGATCCCGCCGCCCAGCCGCATGTGCTGGCGGTGCAGGATCTGGTGATTCGCGAATTCCTCCTGATGTTTTCGCCTTTCGCTCCCTTCATCACCGAGGAGTTGTGGCACCTCCTTGGATACGGGGCCGAGGGCGCGTTTCTTCAGGATGCGCGCATTCAGACAGCGGAGCAGTTGGCCGCGGGGCTGGCGTCGCGCGGACTGGCGGTGGACGCCGCGGCGAGCGGCCGTGTGGAGAAGCTGAAGCAACTCGCGACGCTGGCGCGCCAGTTGAAGGCGGAGCAGGCGGTGGCGCAGAAGCGCGATGTCACTTTCCATGCGCTGGCGGGCGACCCGGATTGGGCGGACTTATCCGCCGCTTCCGCGAAACTGCTCCGGCTTCTCGGCGCGGCCGCGCTCAAACGCGCGTCCGAAAAACCGCCGCTTCCGGCGATTGTGACGCCGCTTGGCACGCTGTTTCTCGACACGGGCATCAAGGTCGATGCCGCGGCCGAGAAGGTGAGGCTGGGTCGGGAGCTTGAGCAAATCCGCAAACACATTACCGGGACTGAGGCGCGCCTCGCCAACGAAGCCTTCGTCAGCAAGGCCCCGCCCGCGGTCCTCGAAGGCGCCCGCAGGCAGCTCGCTGACCAGAAGGCCAAATATGCCGAGATCGAGCGCCTACTCAGTGCGAATTGA
- a CDS encoding amidohydrolase, whose translation MRFVHGWRLLILGTAFAGGVLAQTSKDDVLARIDREQAPYTAIMNRIWELAEVGFKETRSSALLQERLKADGFKVEAGVAGMPTAFVAAYGSGRPVIGILAEYDALPGISQEGVPEKKARPGSTAAHACGHHAFGAGSIEAAAAIASWLKATGRPGTLRVYGCPAEEGGSGKVYLVRAGLFNDVDAVLHWHPGDGNGVTTGPTKANISAKFRFTGVASHASAAPERGRSALDGVESMDYMVNMMREHVPQDVRIHYVITRGGEAPNVVPAFAESYYYVRHRDRRIVREVFERVTQAAKGAAMGTGTSVSWEITGGVHDLLPNEALAKVAQANLERVGGFSYDESEKRFAAELGRTFIGGRTAAVELARAIQPLKIDPNGEGGGSTDVGDVSYVVPTVGVRTATWVPGTPAHSWQAAACGATTICVKGRLMASKALALTAMDLFSEPKVLSEARAELLRRRGEDFKYEPLLGDRAPALNYRD comes from the coding sequence ATGAGATTTGTACACGGGTGGCGGCTCCTGATTCTGGGTACTGCGTTCGCGGGCGGGGTGCTGGCGCAGACATCCAAGGACGATGTGCTTGCGCGCATCGATCGGGAGCAGGCTCCGTACACGGCCATCATGAACAGGATCTGGGAACTCGCCGAGGTGGGCTTCAAGGAGACCCGGAGTTCGGCGCTGCTGCAGGAGCGGCTCAAGGCGGATGGCTTCAAGGTGGAGGCGGGAGTCGCCGGCATGCCGACGGCCTTTGTGGCAGCGTATGGCTCGGGCCGGCCCGTCATCGGAATCCTCGCCGAATACGACGCGCTGCCGGGAATTTCTCAGGAGGGTGTGCCTGAAAAGAAGGCGCGTCCCGGATCCACCGCCGCCCATGCCTGCGGGCACCATGCGTTTGGCGCAGGCTCGATCGAGGCGGCGGCGGCGATCGCCTCCTGGCTGAAGGCGACAGGCCGGCCGGGCACGCTGCGCGTTTACGGCTGTCCCGCGGAGGAGGGCGGATCCGGCAAGGTCTATCTGGTGCGCGCGGGTCTGTTCAATGACGTCGACGCCGTGCTTCACTGGCACCCGGGCGATGGAAACGGAGTCACCACCGGCCCGACCAAGGCCAACATTTCCGCCAAGTTCCGGTTCACCGGCGTGGCGTCCCACGCATCGGCGGCGCCGGAACGGGGAAGGTCGGCGCTGGATGGCGTGGAGTCGATGGATTACATGGTCAACATGATGCGGGAGCACGTGCCGCAGGATGTGCGTATCCACTACGTCATTACGCGGGGCGGCGAGGCGCCGAATGTCGTCCCGGCGTTCGCCGAGTCCTACTACTATGTCCGCCACCGCGACCGGCGCATTGTGCGCGAGGTGTTTGAGCGCGTCACCCAGGCGGCGAAGGGAGCCGCGATGGGCACGGGCACGTCGGTGAGCTGGGAGATCACGGGCGGTGTGCACGACCTGCTGCCGAACGAGGCGCTGGCGAAGGTGGCGCAGGCAAATCTGGAGCGTGTCGGCGGGTTTTCCTATGATGAATCCGAGAAGCGCTTTGCGGCGGAACTGGGCAGGACGTTCATCGGCGGACGCACGGCGGCGGTTGAGCTGGCCCGCGCGATTCAGCCGCTGAAGATCGACCCAAATGGTGAGGGCGGTGGATCGACGGATGTGGGGGACGTCAGTTATGTGGTGCCGACGGTTGGCGTGCGCACGGCCACGTGGGTGCCCGGCACGCCGGCGCACAGCTGGCAGGCCGCCGCCTGCGGCGCCACGACCATCTGTGTCAAGGGCCGGCTCATGGCGTCAAAGGCGCTCGCGCTCACAGCGATGGACCTCTTTTCCGAACCGAAGGTTTTGTCGGAAGCCAGGGCTGAGCTCCTGCGCCGGCGCGGGGAGGATTTCAAGTACGAGCCGCTGCTCGGCGATCGCGCTCCGGCCTTGAACTATCGGGACTGA
- a CDS encoding transposase: protein MSNALAASLHQRDCRAFTDAEFLELGATRVICDPRSGRGFLQQIGVHIESCPQRSSFFEQLKSMRRLQMLSDVTERVAATMAPRAEMPEELANHELYAGDGHWHGAATHDAKIDDRRWAVGHVYALNLRTRALHHLDLTQGKKEHDMSVLKRLGADMLRMGAKKRQRVIWVWDRAGIDFELWQNWKATRGIYFISRTKDNMTFTTVSQVAPDPDRPIDPNILSDERCLSGQGTEVRLIRYRDPVGATVYEFVTTAFHLPADIIAWLYKARWNIEKVFDQLKNKFDESKAWATSDTAKSIQAKFLCLAHNLLELFEVHLENDYRIRNEAGLQRREKRLAEHTAVARKKGYAVSALLTKLFQPLQCSIKLIRWLRSYWFSSAPLSQILPVLARSYAHS from the coding sequence TTGAGCAATGCCCTGGCTGCGTCGCTGCATCAGCGGGACTGCCGGGCGTTCACGGACGCCGAGTTTCTTGAACTCGGCGCGACCCGGGTGATTTGCGATCCACGCAGTGGTCGAGGATTCCTTCAGCAGATTGGCGTGCACATTGAATCGTGCCCGCAGCGGAGCAGCTTTTTCGAGCAACTCAAGAGCATGCGGCGCCTGCAGATGCTCTCCGACGTGACCGAGCGGGTTGCGGCAACGATGGCGCCACGGGCGGAGATGCCGGAAGAGCTCGCCAATCACGAACTGTACGCCGGCGATGGTCATTGGCACGGTGCCGCCACGCATGATGCGAAGATCGATGATCGGCGCTGGGCGGTCGGCCATGTTTACGCTCTGAACCTGCGCACCCGCGCCCTGCATCACCTTGATCTGACTCAGGGCAAAAAGGAGCACGACATGTCTGTGCTCAAACGGCTCGGCGCGGACATGCTTCGAATGGGTGCGAAGAAGCGTCAGCGCGTCATCTGGGTGTGGGACCGTGCTGGCATAGACTTCGAGCTCTGGCAAAACTGGAAAGCCACCCGCGGCATCTACTTCATCTCGAGAACCAAGGACAACATGACTTTCACCACGGTGTCTCAAGTAGCTCCTGATCCGGACCGCCCGATCGACCCGAATATCCTCTCGGACGAGCGCTGCTTGAGCGGCCAAGGCACCGAGGTCCGCCTGATTCGATATCGCGATCCGGTGGGCGCAACGGTGTACGAGTTCGTCACCACCGCATTCCACCTGCCCGCCGACATCATTGCCTGGCTGTATAAAGCGCGATGGAACATCGAGAAGGTCTTCGATCAGCTCAAAAACAAGTTCGACGAGTCCAAGGCTTGGGCAACCAGCGATACGGCGAAATCCATCCAAGCGAAGTTCCTTTGCCTGGCTCACAACTTGCTCGAGCTGTTTGAGGTGCACTTGGAAAACGACTATCGGATTCGCAACGAAGCCGGCCTGCAACGTCGTGAAAAAAGGCTCGCCGAACACACTGCCGTTGCCCGGAAAAAAGGGTACGCCGTCTCAGCCCTGCTAACCAAGCTATTCCAGCCTCTACAATGCAGTATAAAACTCATCCGATGGCTTCGCTCCTACTGGTTCTCCAGCGCCCCTCTATCGCAGATCCTGCCTGTCCTGGCCCGCTCCTACGCACATTCCTAG
- the glnD gene encoding [protein-PII] uridylyltransferase yields MIGRIQKHARERLNFEGEVSTAQRLAACRTFLRLESAMIRMHHDAGANGLETANARAAMVDILLRHLFDYAMASYVRAHGDTPSPVALIALGGYGRSELSPLSDIDVLFLFPSKADPRAIKPLQEHLSNEILYILWDCGLKVGHSIRTVDETFAEARADIQTKTALLESRLVAGSSGLFESFASAYRAFYTEENPRGYIAARLADQSSRRAKYGDTVFMQEPDIKNGVGGLRDYQNTLWMARVKLGITSLDELVTSSYLRQNEVRDFQRAYTFLHRVRNELHFQSKRATEVLALDVQPKIALGLGYTNQDVLGRVEQFMRDYYRAAQTIHRVSRLIESRLALTLDNSSGILTSFRDAIRARRFEKTKRIDGFILRGSELAAESTDVFKADPVRIIRVFRHCQQLGANPDFALQGLIRDALPLLTRHVQQSRDANISFRAILQQSGAVHPTLSSMHELGVLGRFIPEFDALTCLVQHEFYHRYTADIHTLNAIRELDYIFTEADPVSLKYRSTLHETPEPTLLYLILLLHDIGKARGIKGHAESGVAIAGPLLERMEVDATSREFVVFVIKNHLVMTRFWQKRDVDDPDTAAAFAEVVGDADRLRYLYVHTFCDARGTASGLWNGYKDSLHTALFRSTLERLLHGAELAARNSQRLESIHRELVSKGIPGISHDEIDAHFHLLPERYFIHTETGKISLHIQMVNRLLHSIADVESTGTLKPVINWKDDINRSFTVVNVVTWDRAGLFYRLAGAFSVAGLSILSAKVISRSDNIAIDTFFVVEPGRGVVQSTQAQETFARTVDAALVQDKDLLPDIQAQARRLASTGRYLSSTKKGNDAMQTSFPPIVEVYHEASMQRTIVEIQARDEIGLLFRLGKAISDHGFDITFARVGTEHGVAIDTFYIENANHSPATETARLQALKEALTDVITPRVEPAPAPAPVEVQSR; encoded by the coding sequence ATGATCGGCCGCATTCAAAAGCACGCACGCGAACGCCTCAATTTTGAAGGCGAGGTCTCCACCGCCCAGCGGCTGGCCGCCTGCCGGACGTTTCTGCGCCTGGAAAGCGCGATGATTCGCATGCATCACGACGCCGGTGCCAACGGCCTGGAAACCGCCAACGCCCGCGCGGCGATGGTCGACATCCTCCTCCGCCACCTGTTCGACTACGCGATGGCCTCCTACGTCCGCGCGCACGGGGACACGCCATCACCCGTCGCACTGATCGCACTCGGCGGGTACGGACGCAGCGAACTCAGCCCGTTGAGCGACATCGATGTGCTCTTCCTCTTCCCGTCGAAAGCGGACCCCAGGGCGATCAAGCCGCTGCAGGAACATCTCAGCAACGAGATCCTCTACATTCTCTGGGATTGCGGACTCAAGGTCGGGCACTCCATTCGCACCGTCGACGAAACCTTCGCCGAGGCGCGCGCCGACATCCAAACCAAGACCGCGCTCCTTGAATCGCGTCTGGTCGCGGGCTCGTCCGGTCTCTTCGAATCATTTGCCTCCGCCTACCGCGCCTTCTACACCGAGGAAAATCCGCGCGGCTACATCGCCGCACGCCTGGCCGACCAGTCCTCCCGGCGCGCGAAATACGGAGACACCGTTTTCATGCAGGAGCCCGACATCAAGAACGGTGTCGGCGGTTTGCGCGACTACCAGAACACACTGTGGATGGCCCGCGTGAAGCTCGGCATCACCTCGCTCGACGAGCTCGTCACGTCGTCCTACCTGCGCCAGAATGAAGTGCGCGACTTCCAGCGCGCCTACACGTTTCTTCACCGCGTCCGCAACGAGCTGCATTTTCAAAGCAAGCGCGCCACGGAAGTGCTCGCGCTCGACGTGCAGCCCAAGATCGCGCTCGGACTCGGCTACACGAACCAGGACGTGCTCGGCCGAGTCGAGCAGTTCATGCGCGACTACTACCGCGCGGCGCAGACCATCCATCGCGTCTCGCGCCTGATAGAAAGCCGGCTCGCCCTCACGCTGGACAACTCCAGCGGCATCCTCACCTCGTTTCGCGACGCAATCCGCGCCAGACGTTTCGAAAAAACAAAACGAATCGATGGCTTCATCCTGCGGGGCAGCGAACTTGCCGCCGAATCGACCGACGTCTTCAAGGCCGACCCCGTCCGCATCATCCGCGTGTTCCGGCACTGCCAGCAACTGGGTGCAAATCCCGACTTCGCCCTCCAGGGACTGATCCGGGATGCGCTTCCGCTGCTGACCCGCCATGTCCAGCAGTCGCGCGACGCAAACATATCCTTCCGCGCCATACTCCAGCAGTCCGGCGCGGTCCACCCGACGCTGTCCTCGATGCACGAACTGGGCGTGCTCGGCCGCTTCATTCCGGAATTCGATGCGCTGACCTGCCTCGTGCAGCACGAGTTCTATCACCGCTATACCGCGGACATCCACACGCTGAACGCCATCCGCGAGCTCGACTACATCTTCACCGAGGCGGATCCCGTCAGCCTGAAGTACCGCTCGACGCTCCACGAGACGCCCGAGCCGACGCTGCTCTACCTCATTCTCCTGCTTCACGACATCGGAAAGGCCCGCGGCATCAAGGGACACGCTGAAAGCGGCGTGGCCATCGCGGGGCCGCTCCTCGAACGCATGGAGGTGGACGCCACAAGCCGCGAGTTCGTCGTGTTTGTCATCAAGAATCACCTCGTGATGACGCGCTTCTGGCAGAAGCGGGATGTCGATGATCCCGACACAGCGGCCGCCTTCGCCGAGGTCGTCGGCGACGCCGACCGCCTGCGCTACCTCTACGTCCACACCTTCTGCGACGCGCGCGGCACCGCCAGCGGGCTCTGGAACGGCTACAAGGACAGCCTTCACACAGCGCTCTTCCGCAGCACGCTGGAGCGCCTGCTGCATGGCGCGGAACTCGCCGCTCGAAATTCGCAGCGTCTTGAGTCGATCCACCGGGAACTCGTCAGCAAGGGCATACCGGGCATCAGTCACGACGAGATCGACGCGCATTTCCATCTGCTGCCGGAGCGCTATTTCATTCACACCGAAACGGGTAAGATCTCCCTCCACATCCAGATGGTGAACCGCCTGCTGCATTCGATCGCGGACGTCGAATCAACCGGCACTCTCAAACCCGTCATCAATTGGAAGGATGACATCAATCGCTCCTTCACGGTTGTCAATGTTGTGACCTGGGATCGTGCCGGGCTCTTCTACAGGCTCGCCGGCGCGTTCAGCGTCGCCGGTTTGTCCATCCTCAGCGCCAAGGTCATCTCCCGCAGCGACAACATCGCGATCGACACCTTCTTTGTCGTGGAGCCCGGGCGCGGTGTCGTTCAGAGCACGCAGGCGCAGGAGACGTTTGCGCGAACCGTCGACGCCGCGCTGGTCCAGGACAAGGATCTCCTGCCCGACATCCAGGCGCAGGCGCGCCGTCTGGCCTCAACGGGTCGCTACCTCTCCAGCACAAAGAAGGGCAACGATGCGATGCAGACGTCGTTTCCCCCGATCGTCGAGGTCTATCACGAGGCCTCCATGCAGCGCACGATCGTGGAGATCCAGGCGCGCGACGAGATCGGCCTGCTTTTCCGGCTGGGCAAAGCGATCAGCGATCACGGCTTCGACATCACCTTCGCCCGCGTTGGCACAGAGCACGGCGTGGCCATCGACACCTTCTACATCGAAAACGCCAACCACAGCCCCGCGACCGAGACAGCGCGCCTCCAGGCGCTTAAGGAGGCGCTGACCGACGTCATCACTCCTCGGGTCGAGCCCGCACCTGCGCCCGCACCCGTGGAAGTTCAGTCCCGATAG
- a CDS encoding S8 family peptidase, translating to MGNGAFACFLNASEVSSLRAHREISAVTKNRRIRWLNDGKDRINQRRLPLDSDSGLPNVGNGAGVHVYIIDTGILGTHTEFAGRTSTGFSAFSGTNEWLDSRNHGTHVAGIAVGATYGVAPGATIHSVRIAPSGSGSASDAEVIAAANWIRDNHEMPAVVNCSFGMSSLQVTEDAFQELLDRRIPIVASAGNSFLNMQDFPADLNDGIAVGAIEFTTTVPLQDTLAFFSNYGTQVDVYAPGYNITSADSTSNNASRQDSGTSMAAPFVTGAVALYLQYHPNDTAREVRNAIVVNATRDAISLPGARTGHLLYLSPNWILPNRIIADPQDPNSPTGGVLVNADVLHPNGKYYDQVLMTDREVTVHADPGQITRVSWIDENFDIVMAELTGPGANLRVSLDDYVAPQSYASLYNQPRVSNVGG from the coding sequence ATGGGCAACGGCGCTTTCGCTTGTTTTCTCAACGCTAGCGAAGTGTCTTCTTTACGTGCCCATCGTGAAATTAGTGCCGTGACCAAAAATAGAAGGATTCGGTGGCTGAATGACGGAAAGGATAGAATCAATCAGAGACGTTTACCATTGGACTCAGATTCCGGTTTACCGAATGTAGGAAATGGTGCCGGAGTGCATGTTTACATCATCGATACTGGAATTCTGGGGACTCACACGGAGTTCGCGGGACGTACTTCCACCGGATTCTCTGCCTTTTCTGGCACGAATGAATGGTTGGATTCTCGGAACCATGGAACACATGTTGCTGGGATCGCTGTTGGGGCTACATACGGTGTAGCCCCTGGAGCGACAATTCATTCTGTTCGAATCGCTCCTTCAGGATCGGGCTCGGCTTCTGACGCCGAAGTAATTGCTGCAGCAAATTGGATTCGAGACAACCATGAGATGCCCGCTGTCGTAAACTGCAGCTTTGGAATGAGCTCACTGCAAGTTACAGAGGATGCCTTTCAGGAGCTGCTAGATCGGCGTATACCCATCGTCGCATCTGCAGGAAACAGTTTCCTAAACATGCAAGACTTCCCAGCAGATTTGAATGATGGTATTGCAGTCGGAGCCATCGAGTTTACAACGACTGTGCCACTGCAGGATACCCTGGCATTCTTTTCAAACTATGGGACACAGGTGGATGTCTATGCCCCGGGCTACAACATTACGTCAGCAGACAGTACAAGTAATAATGCAAGTAGACAAGATTCTGGGACTTCCATGGCTGCTCCTTTCGTAACGGGTGCGGTGGCCCTCTATTTACAGTATCACCCGAACGACACAGCGAGAGAGGTCAGAAATGCAATAGTTGTCAACGCAACTCGTGACGCAATCTCGTTGCCCGGAGCGCGTACTGGGCACTTGCTCTACCTTTCCCCAAACTGGATTCTGCCTAACAGAATTATAGCAGATCCGCAGGATCCAAATTCGCCCACTGGCGGAGTTTTGGTGAACGCGGATGTTTTGCATCCGAACGGAAAATACTACGACCAAGTGTTGATGACGGACAGGGAGGTTACTGTGCATGCAGATCCTGGTCAGATTACTCGCGTTTCGTGGATTGATGAAAATTTCGATATTGTAATGGCGGAACTCACCGGCCCGGGCGCGAACCTGAGAGTCTCACTTGATGACTATGTGGCTCCGCAATCCTATGCTTCCCTTTACAATCAGCCAAGGGTGTCCAATGTGGGAGGCTAG
- a CDS encoding sulfatase-like hydrolase/transferase: MPNPPNILLLLSDQHNATMAGFAGDRVVRTRNLDALATRSVRCATTLCASPVCTPSRMSMLTGKEPHRCAAWNNHWMIFPEHATWPGHFAAHGYTTVLVGKMHFGGRDQYQGFQHRPYGDLRHGLGHQPEPIDLFPGYAHVRSAGVSEIPESLMQDVVVVRETRSFLLEHQSQHPDRPWFACASFSRPHSPLTAPGRYIRRYTDKVPLPNLAEGEPGCLEPFARLAVPSEHPSREEERRALEAYYASIDFLDDCIGELLASLDRSGLLDNTIVIYTSDHGEMAGSHGLWGKRVYYESSVAVPLLVSGPGVKPGAHVWHDPVSLIDLFPTTCALAGLPIPLGLDGIDQSPALRDPEGAAAPRAFASSSYFDYGIRINRPRSADDAPARAMRLVRTRGWKFVQVEKGAELLFNLREDPEERLNRMAEAAQAGRIDSMRAMLEQGFSWEAAHRQLEADRLRVPEHLSGMRPSTPNQYTLRDGRICDAETGLYDARWLYIPPEATGGIIPQMKG; the protein is encoded by the coding sequence ATGCCGAACCCCCCCAACATTCTGCTCCTGCTCAGCGACCAGCACAATGCCACCATGGCCGGATTTGCCGGAGACCGGGTGGTACGCACCCGGAACCTGGATGCGCTGGCGACCCGAAGCGTCCGGTGTGCGACGACGCTCTGCGCGTCTCCCGTGTGCACACCTTCGCGCATGTCGATGCTGACGGGAAAGGAGCCTCATCGGTGCGCTGCATGGAACAATCATTGGATGATCTTCCCCGAACATGCCACCTGGCCGGGACATTTCGCCGCTCATGGCTATACGACCGTGCTTGTGGGAAAGATGCATTTTGGCGGACGCGACCAGTATCAAGGGTTCCAGCACCGCCCTTATGGGGACCTTCGACACGGACTTGGACATCAGCCTGAACCCATCGATTTGTTCCCCGGCTATGCCCATGTGCGCAGCGCGGGGGTGAGTGAGATTCCGGAGAGCCTGATGCAGGATGTGGTTGTCGTGCGGGAGACCCGGTCGTTCCTGCTCGAGCATCAGAGTCAGCATCCAGACCGACCCTGGTTTGCATGCGCCTCGTTCTCGCGTCCTCACAGTCCCCTGACGGCGCCCGGGAGGTACATCCGCCGCTACACGGACAAGGTGCCGCTTCCGAATCTGGCGGAGGGCGAGCCGGGCTGCCTTGAGCCTTTTGCGCGTTTGGCCGTCCCCTCGGAACATCCCTCGAGGGAGGAGGAGCGGCGGGCGCTCGAGGCCTATTACGCGAGCATCGACTTCCTCGACGACTGCATCGGTGAACTGCTGGCGTCTCTGGATCGGTCGGGGCTGCTGGACAATACGATCGTGATCTACACGTCTGACCACGGTGAAATGGCGGGAAGTCATGGTCTCTGGGGCAAGCGAGTCTACTACGAGTCCTCCGTGGCGGTGCCCCTGCTGGTTTCCGGGCCGGGCGTGAAACCCGGTGCCCATGTCTGGCACGATCCGGTCTCCCTGATCGATCTCTTTCCGACCACCTGCGCACTTGCCGGCCTGCCCATTCCTTTGGGTCTGGATGGGATCGATCAGAGCCCGGCGCTCCGCGATCCGGAAGGCGCCGCTGCCCCGAGAGCGTTCGCCAGTTCGTCCTACTTTGACTATGGCATCCGCATCAATCGGCCGCGCAGCGCGGACGATGCGCCCGCGAGAGCCATGCGCCTGGTGCGCACCCGTGGCTGGAAATTCGTGCAGGTTGAGAAGGGCGCCGAGCTGCTTTTCAATCTTCGGGAGGATCCGGAGGAACGATTGAACCGGATGGCGGAAGCGGCCCAGGCCGGGCGCATTGATTCCATGCGGGCAATGCTGGAGCAGGGGTTCAGCTGGGAAGCCGCTCACAGGCAGCTCGAGGCCGACCGTCTGCGTGTTCCCGAGCACCTGTCAGGCATGCGCCCGAGCACGCCGAACCAGTACACGCTTCGAGACGGGCGGATCTGCGACGCGGAAACCGGGCTCTACGATGCGCGCTGGCTTTACATTCCACCTGAAGCCACGGGGGGCATCATTCCGCAGATGAAGGGGTGA